gaaaagattaTTTATTGTGCTAGTAATAACACTTGCCTCTTCCATAGAATTAGGCTTCTGCTCACTTAAGATGCTGATTTGTTGAGTAGACAAGATTGAATGGGGAAATATTCCTCCATGGATAGAAGAGAGCTCTCTTCTCAACTCATCAAGCTTTAATTCCAAGCCAGAATATTGAAGACTTTGTTTAACCGACTTCATTCGAGCTACTCTTTTTTGTCCAATACATAACTCAAGCGTAACGTTTCTCTTCCCTTAAAAATAGCGAGACGAAAAACCACAATTATAGCCAATAATCAAGAACAATGTGACCTTTAAAATTTTCACATAAGTAGTCATGAGTGGAATTTGAACCATTTTCAATTAAAATGCTCGTAACAAAGATTGGATATGCATATCGAAGAGTCATCATCGGAGAAAGAATCTTACCTTGCAATACTTGTCTAGCCAAGGGTCCTAATGTTACATAAGCATTTGTGGAATAAGCTGTATGCTGAAATTCTTCTTTCTACACCAAAAGgtcaaaaaaaactataaataacACCAATTTCGGTCTAGATCATTAGAAGAAATAACGCACACGAAACATGGGAATCTCATAAAAAGAAAAGTATTCTCAAAGAAACTTTataaaggaagaaagaaatggTGAatattaaaactttattaaGAGTCTTAATCAAAATTTCTCTTATTCATCTCTTCTCTACTGTTCAACACCATCGTCAGCATGTTCGAGAATTTATATTTACTCGCTTCAACTTTCATTGAAGTACTTTCTACTTGattataactctaataattttattttgaaactaGGATTACCGTCTAACTTAGGGGACTCGAACCTCAGACCTTGTAACTCTAATGGTGATCAtgcaaaaacaacaaaaatctaTTAAATAAAACACCACAAAAGATGGCTCAATACAAGAATACCAATGTTTCCTCTTAGTATTTTTTTCAGAACTTACAATATTTACGTTTTCAGTTTGTCAGAAGCTCAAAAGTATTAAGTGGAAAACTCTAAACAAGTAACAGTTCATACCAAAACGCGATCTAAGATAAGCTGTATGACAAGCTGTTccatttcttctttctttaaATCAGGATCTGACAAATTCATGACACGAAGGATAAGTACGATGAATGTGGAACAGAGAGTGGTGCAAATGATGCGCACCTTCTTTTTTGTGTTTAGTTTTCATTTTATCAATCAGCTGCAACATTGTTAATCTCTGATCATTTTCCAGTGTGTCTTGCAGTACAGAAACCATTAATTTCGCATGACCTGCAAATAATGACCACATTATTCACATAGTTTAAGGATATACAGATTCTATAGCTACCTTGGCTATGCATTGTAACTGACTGATTGAACTGGAATTAAATAAGATTTGAAGAAAACCGTACGAGAGACATCCACTGTTCTAATCTCACTTGAGAATGCACAGTTGTCACACATACCTGAAAGACAAAACAATTTGTATTAATGATAGGATCAGATTTGTGACATTTGTGCTtatctattttgttatttacaACAATTAGTACCATTACAGTCCTGAAGTGGCTCAGCAAAATGTCGAAAAAAGGAACTTCGACGACATTGTCTTCTTGTCTGCGATACATAACAAAAGTAGAGCGATTTCAGAGCATTGACTATTTTTCTTTCTCCGAAAAATAAGAATTGAAATACATATCTTTCGTGTGCAGATGACATGACTAATCAAATACATGCTCGAAACAAGaataaatagaaagaaaaatcgCATTTAGGACATCAAGTCGATTTGTAGGGATGATTGTTGCATTGATAGAGATCTTAAAAATGTCAAAGAACCTAGCAAAAAAAATTCATGTAGTGTTTTACTTATCAAAGGTATGATAATTCTTCCACTCAGATATAAAAAATGTCTAACAGTCTGTAAGTGTGAAGACCACAAAGGGAAACCATTCTAAATCTAAATTCGTTACCGTTAGATGCAAGATAAAGTTTTCATTTCTTGATGTAAAAGACATTAGCATTACCTGACAATATCGTACTATGTCATAAAGATTCTGCAATCCtgaattttcataaaaaacCATCGAACTCTGCCAAGAAAAGTAAGGACCGTGATCAAAGCTGACAagatattcaaataaaaaattcccacaaaataacaataataatacaaaGAAACATTTACCTGCCTGGGAACGTCCCCCGGCCTGAAGTAAAGTAGGCATTGAGAAGGGAGCCCATCTCGTCCAGCTCGACCACTTTCCTGCAATAAGTTGGTTATAGGACCAAAACATCGCTGTTTGTTAGGAATTAACTGTAATCGGAAAGGTGAAAAAACCTGGTAGTATGTTTCCATTGATTTACTCAAGCTGTGATGGATGACAAACCTGACTACAAGTAATTACTGAGTCTTAAAACACCAGAAAAATTAAAGGAATTTAACTGCATAGATGTACACGAATAGTCGAATACAAATTCAAAACTGGAGAAAAATACTGTAAGTGAGAACAAAAAAGTATAAAAAGAAGGAATTAAATTCAGAGAATAATGATATCTACATAATGTAAACTTAAGCAAACTATTCGTTTTTAAAATACGAACCATCTGGCTTATTGATTCCCATGCCAAAAGCTACCTGCAAATTAAATTCAGCTTAATAAATGAAAGAGTAAATTAGAAGCGGAATGAAAAGAGAGAGCTGAATGAAGACATACCGTGCCAACGATGACCTGCAACTTATTCTTGCTCCACCTGTTATCGAACATATGTCAGGTATAGGACTAAAATTGATGAAAGAAAACACAATATCACTCAAGTAATATTTACATGGTCATTGTAATTATTGCACATTTTAAAGTATCTTATGAATGCCAAAGTATATCATAACCATGACCCTACCGAGTATGAACTTTCTCACGGGCATTGGCATCCATATCTGCATGATAATAATCAGCTGAAATTCCTCTTGTCCTTAACTCCTTTGCAACCTATAATTTTCGATAATATAAAAACACAGGACAAAATTTTCGATAATgttgttatttttcttttacaatTTTTTCTGATAACCGTGAGTATCCGGGCTTCACCCAACTAATCCCACGAGGTCCTGGCAGTTCAGTCGAGAGACTCCCAATCACCCCAAGTTTTTGAGTTAAGGGAAAATGGGATTCGAACCCTGGAACAGTGCGGCTACTCACGCATTCCAGCATTTTCTTACCGCTTGGGGTTCTAGTCACTCTTATCAAATAGTAGAAACAATTTCGCCCTTTTTGAAAGGGATGTAATGAGTAACAAACTTACACAAGTATTGACATGTAATGAAAGAAAAAGTTAAAGAAATAGGACATGTCACATACCTGTTCACATTCCTTTCTAGAGAAGCAATAAACTATCCCAGattcattatttatataattttcttgAATGAACTCCGAAATTTCATCAATAGCCACCTTCCCAACAGATGATTTTTCTCGTACCTGCAGAATAGGAAAATTGAAACTTCAGCTTCTGAATTCCATATCCAAAAACTATGAATAAATTTAAGTACCATATAAAAGAGATTTGGCCTATTGACAGTGCTGACAAATTTGACACACTTTGGAATGTGGAGCATCTCCATCAAATCATATTGAACCTTTTGTGTAGCTGTTGCCTGTAAAATATACAGAGCCGTTGTGAACTTAACCGAGACATTGAATCGTAAAACCAGATGCTTCATCTTGGttcctttaaaatttaaatagtaGAAACTATACATAGGTAGAAAAAAGACATACAGTCAGAGCAATCATGGGAACATTGGGAAATTGAGTCTTAAGGATGCCAAGGTTTTTATAGTCAGGTCGAAAATCATGACCCCATTGGCTGCAGCAGTGTGCCTCCTGCGAAGAACCCCAAAGAGCTTAAAACTCAGTTGCATACCTTAAGTTACATATATTCTAAAACAATACAGAAAGCAGTCATGAAGTTTAcccttttatttaatattacacATCTCCAACCACAACAAAAGGAAAACATGAGTAAATTCATGGTAATTTGCACTATAAATAGCTAAATAACTATTACAAGATAGCAGAAGTGGTGAATTGCGAATCCCTTTCATATGTGAACTGGGCAGAGAGAAATAGTGTGAGAACAGAAACTTATCGTGTGGTGACAATTGAAGAGGGCacttgcaaaattttaaattcaatacCTCCTGCTCTAAATATTGAGATAAATTAAAGACCCATCAGAAAATATCATGATTACAAATTTAGAAGACGAACAAGCAATGAACTTTGGGCCAGTTTGAAATAGCTTTCTTTAGCCTTTTAAGACTTCCATCCACTTCAAGGAGGGTTAAAAATTTGAATAgcttaatatgttatttagaaGAGCCTCATAGGAAGCTACACTTCATAGCAATTCCAATTAGAGATTTTGTTAGATAAACAATCCATACCAAGAGCTTAAGCTACCTTAAGCCCATAAAAACTCAACCTTCAAGAAACATTTTGAACTAATACCTAATCAAAATATTGATGGCATGGTTATGTCTTAATACCATTATCAATTATACAAGTTATGTCGTTAAAGAAACACACAGACACACTAGGAAACATGTCTAGATTCCAAGAATTGATAAAACATTTTAACTACATTATAGGGAAAGGCTTAATCATTATTTTAGATTGATTTCTTTGTACACAGGCGTatcatacatatatttttaaataaaggaatgaatcaaatcaaaataacaATCTTAGATAAAGGGATGCACAATAAAACCCAGCTATTCGACCAAAGACTAAATCTTTATTTCAAATAACTAAATCCTAAATACCATTAGGTTGAATAagaaaattcaacaaaaaaatattaatttacttcAATAATGCACATGATCTCAAATCAAATTTGATTGAAAGAAAAATCCTTACATCAATTGAAATCAAAGCGAGACGACCAGCATGGTGGCACTTTTCAAGCTTTGACATAAATCTCTTGCTCTTTGATACCTTCTCTGGTGTCACGTACAATATTTTCAAGTCTCCTTCACCCTTTTCAAGGGCCTTGTAAATAAATTTCTCCTCCTCCTTACTAGTAGTTGACGTCAACATATTTGCCGAAATTCCTAAAGCAGCCAAGCCCATCACCTAAACCCATGTTTATTGTCAAAGAAGCTGATTTAGATTTCTAAGATGAAGTTTGCATATGTCATCCTTACAAAGGGTTTGACTGAGTTTAAACAAGCTACCTGATCCTGGATTAGTGAAAGTAGGGGACTGACAACAAGGGCAACTCCATTGCGAAGAAGTGCTGGAAGCTGATAACAGAGGCTCTTCCCACCACCCGCAGCCATAATCACTAGGACATCTCTTCCACTCATGACAGCATTTATGATCTGATATTAGTTGACAAAATGAGTAAATTTCACAAAAACACATGAGTAATGACTCCAGAGCATTAAACATTTGCACACAAACTTATCATGCACTGTTGTTCTTTCATAATGTTTAAAACTCTGGAGTTTTTACTCACAATGTATTCACAGAGTTGGTTTTCCATTTCATGAGTGTATCTACAATGTAGTCACCTCTCGTTGATTGGCACGATAAGAGGATATGCCAAAGATATTGAATCTAATATCATCAGCTTCAGAATCCCACTCAAAAGACCCAGACCAATTTTCTACAACAGTTGGAGTACTATCATTAACATTGTTCGTGGACCCTTTCGCTGCTTCCAGCAGGGTCTTTAGTTCTGATTGTCTCTGATATAGTCCCTCTTGTTTTTCAAGCAACACCGATATTTGTTctggaaaataaaattaaccatAAATGAAGCACAAAAAAGAAGTTATGTGTGTCCACAAATGGTCTTAAAGTATGAAAACAAAACGACATTCAGAATTAATAAGGGATCGTATAAGATAAACAAAAACAAGTGTTTTAAAATCAAGCTTTAATCTCATCTCAAAAGGAAAAAGTACAAGAtataataagaagaaagcaaTGATAAATGAATAAAGGACTATAAAATCAACAGACTGCATAATCAATTCTCAATACCATAATTATAAAAGCCCGAAATGCAGAAGGGCAACAACCATGATTAAACTCCATAACGACTTTTGATCAGCACTGAATTTTTCTTTCTGTAATTCATAGGCCATCTTCTTCACATTCAGTTGGTAAAAGTAAAACAGAAAAAGCAGGTGGTTCCCAAGTTAAAACTTTCCCAGCATTACTATTTCATTTTTCTCAGCATTGTcccaaattttctatttttcaacAACGCAAAAAGGATAATACTAAAGCCACCCCTTGTGGGAATTCAGTGCTTtcaaaaatcaaacaaaaacattCAATCTCCTTAAATCACTTTAGTTCAAAACATAAGCTTAAGAAATCATATTGACTGAATCTGAAAGGATAAAGAACCTAATTTTATGATAATAGCATAGAAAACAacagagaaagagaaaattaaCACCATAATTTCGAAAATGTTAGGATTCATTCCATGATTTCTCTCCTAACAATACTTCAGCCAATCAGCCAATCAGCCAAATTACTCCCTCGTTTCATTAAAGCTAAAAAATTTCCATGATTGACCGTTTCATGAATCCATTTCTTCAACAAATTTCTCGAATTAGGTTTCGAATACAGTAAAATCAAAGAGAGAAATTGTCAAatgaaaaaaacaacaaaaataataaaaattaatgatttgaagaaagagagaggggaaATAGCAATAAGAACGAACCTTCAACCTCGTGAATCTCAACTTCAACGTTGAGTAATTCTTCAAGTACTACTTCTTCAGCTTCCATTTCAAACCTTCTTTGAGTTTGGGATTTTTCTTCGCCCTAGCCGTAGCCGTACAGTGAGTCACAATGGAAATCAAATATTCCATAATTACACTTTTAGGCCTACTAAAAATAGATATTAGCATTTACACCCATAGTAATTACTATTGACAAGGGCTAGAGTTGAACATTGGGCGGGTTTAACTGCGTATGAGTTTTGAACTTTAggtttaacaaaatataaatggtacTTGTTGGATTTTGATTCGGGTTTTTTGGTTTCGGGTCCAGGTTTGTTTGAGTGCAGGtgtgtttgggttcgggtggTATTGGTCCGAGTTTTGAGTTGGGTTGGGTTGGGctgataaagaaaaataattaaattaaataatatacaaataacatgTATAGTCCATTTTTTAGGGAAGACCACCATTGCAAGATTGTCGAGGAGGGAGGAGGTCGCTAGCTAGAGATGTTAAATTGGTGGAGGGAGGAGGAGAGACCAAAATATgagattgagagagagagggagactcACACACGTAGAGCTAGGAAAAAAATGCACATGGGTGGTGTTGCTCTGTCTGTCTGGTGCACCGCTGATGCGTGGTGGTGGCTGCTAAGATTAGAGAAGGTCGGTGGGTGGGGGGCTTCAGGAAGGGAATTGGGGGAGAATGGGAAGGGGAAATGagattaagatttttatttttgaaggtGGGTGTGTGTGGCACGTGTGTGTGGTGTGAGTGTGTGTGACCAGGTATAGGGTGGGTCCATGTTATATTATTAGATTATATTGTttataatcaacatacatgttaCTAAATTAAGATCCTGGTCAAATAAGTTCAAACAGTTCTTCCCCAAGACATCCTTGAACATATTGTTCACCAGACGTTGATATGTTGCTCTGACATTCTTGAGCCCAAAGGACATGACAACATAGCAGTACACCTTTTTGTTTGTGTAGAaatttgtatgttcttggtcggCTACTTGCATTTTGATCTGATTGTAGCTGGAGTACGTGTCCATAAAGCTTAGGAGTTCATACCTTGACGTGGCATCCACTATTTGATCGATCCGGGGAAGTGGGAAGCAATCTTTCAGACAAGCCTTGTTTATGTACGTGAATTTGATGCACACTCTCCATGTTCCATTTGGTTTTCGAGATTAGCACTGGGTAAACTAGATATAAAGCTTTCCTGAGGAACTCTATAGAGGTTAGTTTCTCGACTTCTGCTTTCACTACCTCAGCCCAGACCATGTCTAATGGTCTTCTCTTCTGTCAGAATGGGTCTGTGTCTTTGTCAATGTTAAGAGTGTGGCAAATTATATTGGGACTGACCTCAGTCATGTCCGAATGGCTCCACGTCAATACATCTTGATTCTTTTTCACTATGGACACGATTTGTCTTTGACCACCAAAAGTAAATTTTGTCCTACTTTGATGATTTTCATAGGATATGTCTTATTGATGCATATTTATTCAGCTTCTTCCAATAGTTTGATCATTCTTTCTACGCGTACTTGAGGATCTAATTCACCCTCTTCTCGAATTACCCCTTATGTCTGATGGGCAAGTATTCTGGGACCCTCTTCTTCAATTTCTTCTCTGACCATAAAAACTGACTTGGTTTAGACATTATAACATTTTTTGGCGCTTCTCTGATTGCCTTTTACCGCACCAATGCTTCCATTGTCGCTTGTGAACTTCATGCACAAATGTCAAACGAAAGTTACAACTTCAAAATTGACTAGGACTGGTTATCCTAGAATAATGTTGTATGCAATGGGACAGTCCACCACTATGAACATGCAATAATTGAACGCGGAGGTTGTGTTGCTTCTGACTACACCCCTGTTCAACGTAACTAGGAGCTGAATCTTTCCCATATGTAGTAAGGAATCTCCATTAAAGCTTTGAAGCTGGATAGTGCATGACATCAAATTAGCTTCAAGTAACCCAATTGCTTGGAAGGCAACCTTGAACAGGATATCGGCCAAGCTttctgtgacagtcagtagtcccgtgatccataaggggaaacaccgagtaagctgtgcaatcccacaccgcctggggaaggtcaagtgggatgattctgagactgtgtaggtatgggactacacagttgaagagggcttaaatgaattgattggtactacctatatcaacaatgtgcatcttgtttttcggtggcccatctcgaaagaactccacagttaagcgtgcttagcctggggtaatttaaggatgggtgacctcctgagaagttttcccaggaagtgtgtgagtgaggacaaagcacgctggaaacacttgtgttggtttgtagggtcagtcatcagtctatgaagcagccagagtgacttactcgtgtataagagccattattctgtggacagtccaccgtggcacttaactgtgatttttggacggaggtgtgcagagcaaaacggaaccagggtttaggtagtttagccgccaaaatttcagtttttgtggttaagtattACAAACCTTAAtgttcaggtggtttagccgccaatatcccttattattattattattatataatacttattattaggatttttttttttttacttttacactttaaaataatttttttattctattatatttttatgaaaattcaCATAGCAACTCACATAGCAATTAACAGAGtaatctaaattgtaat
This region of Cannabis sativa cultivar Pink pepper isolate KNU-18-1 chromosome 7, ASM2916894v1, whole genome shotgun sequence genomic DNA includes:
- the LOC115697743 gene encoding ATP-dependent DNA helicase Q-like 2 isoform X1 is translated as MEAEEVVLEELLNVEVEIHEVEEQISVLLEKQEGLYQRQSELKTLLEAAKGSTNNVNDSTPTVVENWSGSFEWDSEADDIRFNIFGISSYRANQREIINAVMSGRDVLVIMAAGGGKSLCYQLPALLRNGVALVVSPLLSLIQDQVMGLAALGISANMLTSTTSKEEEKFIYKALEKGEGDLKILYVTPEKVSKSKRFMSKLEKCHHAGRLALISIDEAHCCSQWGHDFRPDYKNLGILKTQFPNVPMIALTATATQKVQYDLMEMLHIPKCVKFVSTVNRPNLFYMVREKSSVGKVAIDEISEFIQENYINNESGIVYCFSRKECEQVAKELRTRGISADYYHADMDANAREKVHTRWSKNKLQVIVGTVAFGMGINKPDVRFVIHHSLSKSMETYYQESGRAGRDGLPSQCLLYFRPGDVPRQSSMVFYENSGLQNLYDIVRYCQTRRQCRRSSFFRHFAEPLQDCNGMCDNCAFSSEIRTVDVSRHAKLMVSVLQDTLENDQRLTMLQLIDKMKTKHKKEDPDLKKEEMEQLVIQLILDRVLKEEFQHTAYSTNAYVTLGPLARQVLQGKRNVTLELCIGQKRVARMKSVKQSLQYSGLELKLDELRRELSSIHGGIFPHSILSTQQISILSEQKPNSMEELEKMIGKVKTEKYGSRILEQISKYSDMAENYEKKEEASEERATKRLKTKKAIVVKIDSSSDDDFQDP
- the LOC115697743 gene encoding ATP-dependent DNA helicase Q-like 2 isoform X3; protein product: MEAEEVVLEELLNVEVEIHEVEEQISVLLEKQEGLYQRQSELKTLLEAAKGSTNNVNDSTPTVVENWSGSFEWDSEADDIRFNIFGISSYRANQREIINAVMSGRDVLVIMAAGGGKSLCYQLPALLRNGVALVVSPLLSLIQDQVMGLAALGISANMLTSTTSKEEEKFIYKALEKGEGDLKILYVTPEKVSKSKRFMSKLEKCHHAGRLALISIDEAHCCSQWGHDFRPDYKNLGILKTQFPNVPMIALTATATQKVQYDLMEMLHIPKCVKFVSTVNRPNLFYMVREKSSVGKVAIDEISEFIQENYINNESGIVYCFSRKECEQVAKELRTRGISADYYHADMDANAREKVHTRWSKNKLQVIVGTVAFGMGINKPDVRFVIHHSLSKSMETYYQESGRAGRDGLPSQCLLYFRPGDVPRQSSMVFYENSGLQNLYDIVRYCQTRRQCRRSSFFRHFAEPLQDCNGMCDNCAFSSEIRTVDVSRHAKLMVSVLQDTLENDQRLTMLQLIDKMKTKHKKEERRISAYSLFHKCLCNIRTLG
- the LOC115697743 gene encoding ATP-dependent DNA helicase Q-like 2 isoform X2, which codes for MENQLCEYIIINAVMSGRDVLVIMAAGGGKSLCYQLPALLRNGVALVVSPLLSLIQDQVMGLAALGISANMLTSTTSKEEEKFIYKALEKGEGDLKILYVTPEKVSKSKRFMSKLEKCHHAGRLALISIDEAHCCSQWGHDFRPDYKNLGILKTQFPNVPMIALTATATQKVQYDLMEMLHIPKCVKFVSTVNRPNLFYMVREKSSVGKVAIDEISEFIQENYINNESGIVYCFSRKECEQVAKELRTRGISADYYHADMDANAREKVHTRWSKNKLQVIVGTVAFGMGINKPDVRFVIHHSLSKSMETYYQESGRAGRDGLPSQCLLYFRPGDVPRQSSMVFYENSGLQNLYDIVRYCQTRRQCRRSSFFRHFAEPLQDCNGMCDNCAFSSEIRTVDVSRHAKLMVSVLQDTLENDQRLTMLQLIDKMKTKHKKEDPDLKKEEMEQLVIQLILDRVLKEEFQHTAYSTNAYVTLGPLARQVLQGKRNVTLELCIGQKRVARMKSVKQSLQYSGLELKLDELRRELSSIHGGIFPHSILSTQQISILSEQKPNSMEELEKMIGKVKTEKYGSRILEQISKYSDMAENYEKKEEASEERATKRLKTKKAIVVKIDSSSDDDFQDP